CCAAACAGGCGCGTCATCACCCCGTATAGCAGCGCCGCCGTGAAGGCCGCCGCCCCCAGCCGGGCCCCCACGTAGCCGCCCAGCGTGAGGCCGCCCGGCAGCAGGGCCAGGAGGACGGCCAGCAGCAAGGCTTTTTCGAGCACCGAGAGCACGGCGTCGGTGTTGAAGCGCTGGCGGGCTTGCACGGGGCCCCGCAAAAACTGCCCGTACTGCGTGAGCAGCAGCGCCGCCGACACCCCCGCCAGCAGCCCCAGCTGGGGGCCCCGGTAGCCCAGCACCCAGCCCACGGGCAGCAGCGCCACCAGGGCGGCCAGGCCCAGCCCCCCGCGCAGGGGCAGCAGCACCGGAAACTCCTGGGCCAGAAAATCGGGCGCGGCGGCCAAGCGCTGCACCACGTAGGGCGTCAGGCCCAGGTCGGCGAGGGCGGCCACGGCCACGGCCAGCGCCGAGAGGGCGGCCACCAGCCCGAAAGCCGAGTGGCCCAGGCGGTCCTGCACCAGGTTTTCGACCACAATCCAACCGGGCTTGATGGCCAGGTTGAGCAAAACGACGAGGCTGATGTTGCCGAAAAACCGTTTGATGCGGGGTATGCGTTAGGGCGGCGCGGGCACCGCGCCCGCGCCGGGCAAAGCTACGCACCCGGGCCGGGCCCCTGTCTCTGCTAGGCGCGGGATGACGCGGAGATTAGCGAGAGAAGAACTTGGCTAATTTCCTGGCGTTCGGAGCTCAGCCGCCGCTTTCTCCATTTGGGTGAGGTGGCGTTCGGCGTGCTTGGCCAGAAAATAGACGAACTGGTACACGTCGATTTTTCCCAAATAGTTTACCGTCATCGTGGTGCGATGCAATGCACCTTCGCCATTGGGCAGCCGGCCAAGTACCGCTTGGCATTGCGCCAGCTGTTCGTGCAGTAGCTGCCTCACCTCCATCGCACTGCGCGCACCGTTCGGCTCCATGTGTTCGGGCCGCACCCACGGGAACGACCGATGCAAGCCTATTTGGTCAAGCTGCGCCCGGTTGAATTGGTAGCCGGCCAGTTCAGCACGCAAGTCCAAGTCGTTCAGGTTTTTGAGCGCCTTGGCCGCGCCTTTCTCGATCAGGATCAGCAGGTAGTGGTTCGTCAGGGCGACGTGCTCCAGAATTTCGTCGATGGTCCACCCGCCGCTGGCGGGCCGGGCGCGGCGCACTTCTTCGGGCACGCCAAGCCACTCGTCCAGCTGCCCGAAAGCTGCTACAAGGACGTCGTTGATTTCAGCGATTAGGTCTTCAATTTTCATAAGCCTACTGCCTTTATTTCATCCGGCAGCTGAGAATCGTCACGTCGTCGGCGAACTGGTCGGTGCCGCCGCCGAAGGCGCGAATTTCGCGCAGCAGGGTTTCGTGCAGGCGCGGCAGGGGCAGGTAGCGGTTCTGGGCGATGACGCGCAGCACGCCTTCCTCGCCGAACTCATTGCCCTCGGCGTCAAACACTTCCGTGAGGCCGTCGGTGTAGTTGAAGAGCAGCGAGCGGGGCGGCACCTGCACTTCGCCCACCTCCAGCCCGGGCAGCTCCTCGATGATGCCGAGCATGACGGAGCCCGTTTTGAGGAGTTGTGGGGGGCCCTGGTCGGGCAGCAAAATGGGGTCGTTGTGGCCGGCGTTGATGAAGTGCAGGTGCCGGGTGCGGCAATCGTAGATGCCCAGAAACGCGGTGATGAACTTCTCGCCCCCCGCGTTGCGAAAAATTAAGTGGTTCAGCTCGTGGGCGATAACGGCCAGGTCGGCGCCCTGGCGCAGCAGCGTGCGCAGCCCGGCCTGGAAGTTCGACATGAGCAGGGCCGCCGCCACGCCCTTGCCGCTCACGTCGGCGATGCAGAGCAGCAGGCGGTCGGCGTCGATTTCCACCACGTCGAAGTAGTCGCCCCCGATTTCGGTGTGCGGCACGTAGG
This genomic stretch from Hymenobacter sp. PAMC 26628 harbors:
- a CDS encoding PP2C family protein-serine/threonine phosphatase; translated protein: MPNATPDKRLFLKERELTALLEITQAITQDATSEAALYKIFQFTLIGQLGVRRLALYVLTDGVFREQVAFPAVMGPLPEAVCAQCHAAPCPVAALGLGPAWNGFETVIPVRLADQVLAYVFIGTAQADYAGQEAVKFLETLANILLGAVENRRLTRQRVAAAALRREIEIAQDVQRLLFPTHLPNNAAVAVARTYVPHTEIGGDYFDVVEIDADRLLLCIADVSGKGVAAALLMSNFQAGLRTLLRQGADLAVIAHELNHLIFRNAGGEKFITAFLGIYDCRTRHLHFINAGHNDPILLPDQGPPQLLKTGSVMLGIIEELPGLEVGEVQVPPRSLLFNYTDGLTEVFDAEGNEFGEEGVLRVIAQNRYLPLPRLHETLLREIRAFGGGTDQFADDVTILSCRMK
- a CDS encoding DinB family protein: MKIEDLIAEINDVLVAAFGQLDEWLGVPEEVRRARPASGGWTIDEILEHVALTNHYLLILIEKGAAKALKNLNDLDLRAELAGYQFNRAQLDQIGLHRSFPWVRPEHMEPNGARSAMEVRQLLHEQLAQCQAVLGRLPNGEGALHRTTMTVNYLGKIDVYQFVYFLAKHAERHLTQMEKAAAELRTPGN